One window from the genome of Deltaproteobacteria bacterium encodes:
- the acs gene encoding acetate--CoA ligase, with amino-acid sequence MLGEKGSVESVYMEKRVFEPAEDFVKHANINSEEDYFKMYQRSIEDPHGFWGEMAEKFIDWFKKWDGPVEEFSFEDDIFIRYFAGGKLNVTYNCLDRHLKTWRKNKAALIFQGEPLEESRTLTYKQLHREVCKFANVLKKLGVKKGDRVAIYLPMILELPVAMLACARIGAVHSIVFGGFSPDALRDRILDCGAETLVTSNWYWRAGRTIPAKANADTALEGCPGIKRCIVVNRIDKETPMKEGRDLWWHELMAEASPYCEPEWMDAEDPLFILYTSGSTGKPKGVLHTTAGYLLYTMVTLKYCFDLKDEDVWWCTADIGWVTGHSYIVYGPLGLGATSIVFESVPNYPEPDRFWEVVERYGVNIFYTAPTAIRACMKNGDQWPNRRDLSSLRLLGSVGEPINPEAWMWYYSVIGKERCPIVDTWWQTETGGFMIASIPGAFKMKPGSASRPFFGVQPVILRADGTEAEVNEGGHLYIRRAWPGMMRTVYGNPERFKEQYFVQTPGLYFSGDGARKDEDGFYWIMGRVDDVINVSGHRLGTAEIESALVAHEAIAEAAVVGFPHELKGQGIYVFVTLKDGFKPSEELKKALVAHIRSEIGPIASPDKLQFAPGLPKTRSGKIMRRILRKIAEGAVHELGDTSTLAEPEVVDKLVEGRL; translated from the coding sequence ATGCTTGGAGAGAAAGGGAGCGTCGAATCAGTCTACATGGAAAAACGGGTTTTTGAACCTGCAGAGGACTTCGTGAAGCATGCCAACATAAACTCCGAAGAAGACTATTTCAAGATGTACCAGCGATCCATCGAGGATCCTCATGGGTTCTGGGGGGAGATGGCGGAAAAATTCATCGACTGGTTCAAAAAGTGGGACGGACCCGTCGAAGAATTCAGTTTCGAGGATGATATTTTCATCCGGTATTTTGCCGGCGGGAAACTGAACGTCACTTACAACTGCCTGGATCGTCACCTGAAAACCTGGAGAAAAAACAAGGCCGCACTTATCTTTCAAGGGGAACCCCTGGAAGAATCACGGACCCTCACCTACAAGCAACTCCACCGGGAAGTCTGCAAATTCGCCAACGTACTCAAAAAGCTGGGGGTCAAGAAAGGGGACCGTGTAGCGATCTACCTTCCCATGATCCTGGAACTGCCCGTCGCCATGCTGGCCTGCGCCAGGATCGGTGCCGTGCACAGCATCGTTTTCGGAGGCTTCAGCCCGGACGCCCTCAGGGACCGCATCCTGGACTGCGGCGCCGAAACCCTCGTGACCTCGAACTGGTATTGGCGGGCCGGCAGAACCATACCCGCCAAGGCCAACGCCGATACGGCCCTGGAGGGATGCCCAGGTATCAAGCGATGCATCGTTGTCAACCGGATCGACAAGGAAACCCCCATGAAGGAGGGCCGGGACCTGTGGTGGCACGAATTGATGGCCGAGGCCTCCCCCTATTGCGAACCTGAATGGATGGACGCGGAAGATCCCCTCTTCATCCTCTACACCAGCGGGAGCACCGGCAAGCCAAAAGGGGTCCTCCACACCACGGCCGGGTATCTTCTCTACACCATGGTGACCTTGAAATACTGCTTCGACCTCAAGGATGAAGATGTCTGGTGGTGCACGGCCGACATCGGTTGGGTCACGGGCCACAGCTACATCGTCTATGGGCCCCTGGGGCTCGGCGCCACATCGATCGTTTTTGAGAGCGTACCCAACTATCCCGAACCCGACCGCTTCTGGGAAGTTGTCGAAAGATACGGCGTCAATATCTTCTACACTGCCCCTACCGCCATCCGGGCCTGCATGAAGAACGGCGACCAATGGCCCAACAGGAGAGACCTAAGCAGCCTCCGCCTCCTCGGAAGCGTGGGGGAACCCATCAACCCGGAAGCCTGGATGTGGTACTACAGTGTGATCGGAAAGGAGAGATGTCCCATCGTGGATACCTGGTGGCAGACAGAAACGGGCGGTTTCATGATCGCCTCCATCCCCGGAGCCTTCAAGATGAAACCGGGGTCTGCCTCCAGACCATTCTTCGGGGTCCAGCCCGTGATACTTCGGGCCGACGGCACCGAGGCGGAGGTAAACGAGGGAGGGCATCTTTACATCCGAAGGGCCTGGCCGGGAATGATGCGGACGGTTTACGGAAACCCTGAACGTTTCAAGGAACAATACTTCGTGCAGACCCCCGGGCTTTACTTCTCAGGGGACGGGGCCAGGAAGGACGAAGACGGATTTTACTGGATCATGGGCCGGGTGGATGACGTCATCAACGTATCGGGGCACCGCCTGGGAACCGCGGAGATAGAGAGCGCCCTGGTGGCCCATGAAGCCATCGCCGAGGCGGCCGTAGTCGGATTTCCCCACGAGCTCAAGGGCCAGGGTATCTATGTCTTCGTGACCCTGAAGGACGGCTTTAAACCGTCGGAAGAATTGAAGAAGGCCCTTGTTGCCCATATTCGGAGCGAGATCGGGCCCATCGCCTCTCCGGACAAGCTCCAGTTCGCCCCTGGCCTTCCCAAGACCCGAAGCGGGAAGATCATGCGCAGGATCCTGAGAAAGATCGCCGAAGGTGCGGTCCACGAACTGGGTGACACCTCCACCCTTGCTGAGCCTGAAGTAGTGGACAAGCTGGTGGAGGGGAGACTCTGA
- a CDS encoding acetoin utilization protein AcuC, with product MDLHNDHPFQSLFVYSSEMARFDFGPDHPFKPERASKTYELCSRYGVMNHPWMSVFEPDTIEEKYLTSFHDPAYLALLKEASAGKVSLDMLSRGLGTEDTPILQGIYEWSLKAAGGTLEAVRRLNGGEIQVAFHPLGGFHHGMPDHAEGFCYINDIVIALKDALESHPDMKIAYLDLDAHHGNGVQEAFYEDPRVLFISLHETGKKLYPWSGFETETGREKGKGYTVNVPLEESTDDEVYAFVFDAVVPPLLSSFSPDTVLAVLGADVLVSDPLTHLKLTNNGYMKAIKGFLEFSPRILALGGGGYDIYRTSRAWTLAWGLLNNVEPVDEFSGLVGGMMFGPESEVGSLYDRPFLVQGEAKERAFEEARRVVAYIRKEIFPLHGI from the coding sequence TTGGATCTCCATAATGACCACCCATTTCAATCCCTCTTTGTTTATTCCAGCGAAATGGCCCGGTTCGATTTCGGCCCGGATCATCCTTTCAAACCAGAACGGGCGTCGAAGACTTACGAGTTGTGTTCCCGTTACGGCGTCATGAATCATCCCTGGATGAGTGTTTTTGAACCGGACACCATTGAGGAAAAGTATTTGACCTCCTTTCACGACCCTGCCTATCTTGCGCTTTTAAAAGAGGCCAGCGCCGGAAAGGTAAGCCTGGATATGCTCTCCAGGGGTCTGGGGACAGAAGACACCCCCATTCTCCAGGGGATCTACGAATGGTCCCTCAAGGCGGCGGGAGGGACCCTCGAGGCCGTCCGAAGACTCAATGGAGGAGAAATCCAGGTGGCCTTCCACCCCTTGGGTGGTTTCCATCACGGGATGCCTGATCATGCCGAGGGATTCTGTTACATCAACGATATCGTCATAGCCCTGAAGGACGCCCTGGAGAGCCATCCGGACATGAAAATTGCTTACCTGGACCTGGACGCCCACCACGGAAACGGCGTCCAGGAGGCCTTTTACGAGGATCCGCGGGTCCTGTTCATCTCTCTCCATGAAACCGGAAAAAAGCTTTACCCCTGGTCCGGGTTTGAGACGGAGACGGGCCGGGAAAAGGGCAAGGGCTACACGGTGAACGTTCCTCTCGAGGAGAGTACGGACGACGAGGTCTATGCCTTTGTGTTCGACGCCGTCGTCCCTCCGCTCCTCTCATCCTTTTCTCCTGATACCGTCCTGGCCGTCCTGGGCGCCGATGTCCTTGTCTCGGATCCCCTTACCCACCTGAAGCTCACCAATAACGGATACATGAAAGCCATCAAGGGTTTCCTGGAGTTCTCGCCCAGGATCCTGGCCCTTGGAGGGGGGGGGTATGATATCTACCGGACCTCCAGGGCCTGGACATTGGCTTGGGGGTTGTTGAACAACGTAGAACCCGTGGACGAGTTTTCCGGGCTGGTGGGGGGCATGATGTTCGGTCCCGAAAGCGAAGTGGGCAGCCTGTACGACCGGCCTTTCCTCGTCCAAGGCGAGGCCAAGGAAAGGGCCTTTGAAGAGGCCCGCAGGGTCGTCGCCTATATCCGTAAAGAAATCTTTCCCCTGCATGGTATCTAG